The following are encoded together in the Arcticibacterium luteifluviistationis genome:
- a CDS encoding 2-dehydro-3-deoxygalactonokinase, with product MLDKKKIISCDWGTSSFRLRLVDVDTRTVLVEFKDSEGISVINKNWLSAQRPSTERKAFFLNILKEKIGALNAPDLAQVPVFISGMASSSIGIEALEYTQTPLFTNELNLVHVCFQDERDIYMFSGLRSETDVMRGEETMILGCDFEEEELMILPGTHSKHVEVKNGVIIDFKTFMTGEFFNILSKHSILADTIAKPESINLDNEFYQRGLKEGYHGNLLNLAFNTRTYGVLNNTSKENCYHYLSGLLIGTELKSVSPDVKCVHLISEGSLLEIYTEALKVLGISAEAKFTDANVAFVNGHVRLFKNLYKREIA from the coding sequence ATGCTAGATAAAAAAAAGATTATAAGCTGCGATTGGGGAACAAGTTCGTTTAGGTTAAGGCTGGTGGATGTTGACACCAGAACCGTTCTTGTAGAGTTTAAAGACAGCGAAGGAATAAGTGTTATTAATAAGAATTGGCTTTCAGCCCAAAGACCATCTACAGAGAGAAAAGCATTTTTTTTAAATATTTTAAAAGAGAAAATCGGAGCTCTTAATGCTCCCGATTTAGCCCAAGTTCCAGTTTTTATTTCAGGAATGGCATCTTCTTCTATTGGAATTGAGGCATTGGAATACACACAAACTCCTCTTTTTACCAATGAGTTGAATTTGGTTCATGTTTGTTTTCAAGATGAAAGAGATATTTACATGTTTTCAGGTTTGAGGTCTGAAACCGATGTGATGCGAGGTGAAGAGACCATGATTCTTGGTTGTGATTTTGAAGAAGAAGAATTGATGATTTTACCAGGGACGCATAGTAAACATGTAGAGGTAAAGAACGGGGTAATCATAGATTTCAAAACCTTCATGACGGGAGAGTTTTTTAATATTTTGAGCAAGCACAGTATTTTAGCCGACACTATTGCTAAACCTGAATCTATCAATCTAGATAATGAATTTTACCAAAGAGGCCTTAAGGAGGGTTACCATGGAAACCTTTTAAACCTAGCTTTTAATACACGTACTTATGGCGTGTTAAATAATACTTCTAAAGAAAATTGCTATCACTATTTGAGTGGTTTGCTTATTGGAACAGAATTGAAAAGTGTTTCTCCTGATGTCAAATGTGTTCATCTTATAAGCGAGGGTAGCCTTCTAGAGATATACACAGAGGCCTTGAAAGTTTTGGGTATTTCAGCAGAAGCCAAGTTTACAGACGCTAACGTTGCTTTTGTCAATGGGCATGTTAGACTATTTAAAAATCTCTATAAGCGAGAAATAGCATAA
- a CDS encoding bifunctional 4-hydroxy-2-oxoglutarate aldolase/2-dehydro-3-deoxy-phosphogluconate aldolase codes for MFFKELLKDKILAAVTLESSQDALFVAEALLKGGLNVMEVPLRTKDAFKAITLIKKEFPEMKIGAGTILRKEQIAALVDIGVDFGLSAGFNENLVEEIAKSKLPYIPGVFSPSEIERAYEFGFKVQKVFPIGQLGGTKYLKAISGPYGHLGLKFIPMGGVNQENFTDYIKIGNVIAAGGSWMVNKELIRNKEFKAIEDGVRALINISHAR; via the coding sequence ATGTTTTTCAAGGAACTTTTAAAAGACAAAATCTTGGCTGCGGTCACTTTGGAGTCTAGTCAAGACGCCCTTTTTGTGGCGGAAGCTTTACTAAAAGGTGGGCTTAATGTGATGGAAGTGCCGCTGCGAACCAAAGATGCCTTTAAAGCGATAACTCTTATAAAGAAAGAGTTTCCTGAAATGAAAATTGGAGCAGGCACTATTCTAAGAAAAGAACAAATTGCGGCTCTAGTAGATATAGGAGTAGATTTTGGGCTAAGTGCAGGTTTTAATGAAAACTTGGTAGAAGAAATAGCAAAGAGTAAGTTGCCCTATATTCCTGGAGTGTTTAGTCCTTCGGAAATAGAGCGGGCTTATGAATTTGGATTCAAAGTCCAGAAGGTTTTTCCTATCGGTCAATTGGGAGGTACAAAGTATTTAAAAGCTATTTCTGGCCCATATGGTCACCTTGGTTTGAAGTTCATTCCTATGGGGGGAGTAAATCAAGAAAACTTCACGGATTATATTAAAATAGGAAATGTGATAGCTGCCGGTGGAAGCTGGATGGTGAATAAAGAGCTTATCAGAAATAAGGAATTTAAAGCCATAGAGGATGGTGTAAGAGCATTGATTAATATAAGCCATGCTAGATAA
- a CDS encoding DUF1501 domain-containing protein — protein sequence MSHNNERIFREAVQKKLLNHTRRNFLKESFMGLGGLAMGSMLSSCGSSPEKVAQNFFDPANPLAARAPHFAPKAKSVIYLHMAGAPSQLELFDFKPELQKMDGQDCPPSFLEGKKFAFIRGVPKMLGPQATFNRYGESGNYVSNYLPHFQSVVDEVSFLKAVTTDQFNHAPAQLLMQTGSARLGRPSMGSWVTYGLGTENSDLPAYVVLTSGGSNPDAGKSIWGSGFLPSVYQGVQCRSVGDPILFLDNPENVSSDLRKASIDAINKVNQKEFEEYGDPETLSRISQYEMAFRMQTSVPEVMNINDEPAYIHEMYGTKPGEGAFANNALLARKLVEKGVRFVQLFDWGWDTHGTSEGGSIDVGLVNKCRQTDKAVTALLLDLKQRGLLEETLVVWGGEFGRTPMAENREGKPNAFKGRDHHAEAFTMWMAGGGIKKGASYGETDEIGYGALSGKVSPFDIQATILNQLGFDHEKLTYDFQGRPFRLTDVEGHVIKDIIA from the coding sequence ATGAGCCATAATAACGAAAGAATATTTAGAGAGGCCGTTCAAAAGAAATTGTTGAACCATACCCGACGAAATTTCCTGAAAGAATCTTTTATGGGCTTGGGCGGATTGGCCATGGGTTCTATGTTAAGTTCTTGTGGCAGTTCTCCTGAAAAAGTAGCACAAAACTTCTTTGACCCAGCTAATCCTTTGGCAGCTAGAGCACCACATTTTGCACCAAAAGCAAAGTCGGTTATTTACCTCCACATGGCAGGAGCCCCATCTCAGCTAGAGCTTTTTGATTTTAAACCTGAGCTTCAAAAAATGGATGGTCAGGACTGTCCACCATCATTTTTAGAGGGTAAGAAGTTTGCGTTTATACGTGGTGTACCTAAAATGCTTGGGCCTCAGGCCACCTTTAATAGATATGGCGAAAGTGGAAATTATGTGAGTAATTACCTCCCACATTTTCAGTCGGTGGTAGACGAGGTGAGTTTCTTAAAAGCCGTAACCACAGACCAGTTTAATCATGCTCCTGCTCAATTATTGATGCAAACCGGAAGTGCCAGACTAGGAAGACCAAGCATGGGCTCGTGGGTAACTTATGGGCTTGGAACAGAAAACTCAGATTTGCCTGCCTATGTGGTTTTAACCTCTGGCGGAAGTAATCCTGATGCAGGAAAAAGTATTTGGGGAAGTGGTTTTTTACCTTCTGTTTATCAAGGCGTGCAGTGCCGTTCGGTAGGCGACCCAATTTTGTTTCTTGACAATCCTGAAAATGTAAGTAGTGATTTAAGAAAAGCTTCCATAGATGCTATTAACAAGGTAAATCAAAAGGAATTTGAGGAATATGGCGACCCAGAAACACTAAGTAGAATTAGCCAATATGAAATGGCTTTTAGAATGCAGACCTCTGTGCCCGAAGTCATGAATATTAATGACGAACCTGCCTACATTCATGAAATGTATGGTACAAAACCGGGTGAAGGTGCTTTTGCTAACAATGCTCTTTTGGCCAGAAAATTGGTGGAAAAAGGCGTTCGTTTTGTTCAGTTATTTGACTGGGGATGGGATACCCACGGCACCAGCGAAGGCGGCTCCATAGATGTGGGTTTGGTGAATAAATGCCGCCAAACAGACAAAGCCGTTACAGCACTTTTATTAGACTTAAAACAGCGTGGGCTTTTAGAAGAAACCCTAGTGGTTTGGGGCGGAGAGTTTGGAAGAACGCCCATGGCAGAGAACAGAGAAGGAAAACCAAACGCTTTTAAAGGACGTGACCACCATGCAGAAGCCTTCACGATGTGGATGGCAGGCGGTGGCATCAAAAAAGGAGCGAGTTATGGCGAAACTGACGAAATAGGCTATGGTGCCTTAAGCGGCAAAGTGAGCCCATTTGACATACAGGCCACCATACTTAACCAATTAGGTTTTGACCACGAAAAATTAACGTACGATTTTCAAGGCAGGCCATTCCGACTAACGGATGTGGAAGGGCATGTCATAAAAGATATAATAGCTTAA
- a CDS encoding LacI family DNA-binding transcriptional regulator: MARAVVSKKKSIGDLSRELKISTTTISYVLNGKGREKRISQKVIDRIEKYIEEVGYSPDFIGRSLRTGKSMTLGLVVGDLRNPFFSEISSEIERLAAKSGYSLIVTSSNDEPEKALRAVRLLSDRKVDGMAVAVTEGLEREISSLIETKVPVVLYDRYLEGLSSSNVVVNNRESTFGATSHLYQNGYRNIAYVTFDLNQTSRLDRLKGYEAFVAENDLKSIVFKMADNIDYTQSANEILAFINENPEIDAVIFSTNLITLSGLGAINKLDRKIGLISFDDHVLYEVFTPSITAISQPLKLIAEKIMENLLKMITNDEPFVMDTIVLPTVLKVRESSQQ; encoded by the coding sequence ATGGCTAGAGCGGTAGTGAGTAAAAAGAAATCAATAGGCGATCTTTCAAGGGAGTTGAAAATATCAACCACTACAATATCCTATGTGCTAAACGGTAAGGGTAGAGAAAAAAGGATTAGCCAAAAGGTAATAGATCGTATTGAAAAGTACATTGAAGAAGTAGGTTACAGCCCAGACTTTATAGGAAGAAGCTTGAGAACGGGTAAGAGCATGACCCTAGGTTTGGTGGTAGGAGATTTAAGAAACCCTTTTTTCTCTGAAATTTCAAGTGAAATAGAAAGGCTGGCCGCAAAATCTGGTTATTCCTTGATAGTAACCAGTTCTAATGACGAACCCGAAAAGGCTCTGCGAGCCGTGAGATTACTGTCAGATAGGAAAGTGGATGGCATGGCTGTAGCGGTGACAGAAGGCCTTGAAAGAGAAATAAGCTCTTTGATAGAAACTAAGGTTCCTGTTGTTTTATATGATCGCTACTTAGAGGGTTTGTCTAGTAGTAATGTGGTGGTAAATAATAGAGAAAGCACTTTTGGAGCGACTAGCCATCTCTATCAGAATGGTTATAGAAACATAGCGTATGTAACTTTTGATTTAAATCAAACCAGTAGGCTTGATAGGCTAAAAGGGTATGAAGCCTTTGTGGCCGAGAATGATTTAAAATCTATTGTTTTTAAAATGGCGGATAATATTGATTATACGCAAAGTGCAAACGAGATTCTAGCCTTCATAAACGAAAATCCCGAGATAGATGCAGTTATTTTTTCGACTAATCTAATTACACTAAGTGGTCTTGGTGCTATTAATAAGTTAGACAGAAAGATAGGTTTGATAAGTTTTGATGACCATGTGCTCTATGAAGTTTTCACGCCAAGCATTACCGCAATTAGCCAGCCTTTAAAGCTTATAGCGGAAAAAATAATGGAAAATTTATTGAAAATGATCACCAATGACGAGCCCTTCGTTATGGACACAATAGTCTTACCAACAGTCTTAAAGGTAAGAGAATCTTCACAGCAGTAG
- a CDS encoding c-type cytochrome domain-containing protein encodes MSQLFGQFHPLILHLPIGIWTIAYLFKWLSLKNKESVFEKTLPVLLLVIFISSFSTSLSGYLLSLSGAYEEELVNNHKLAGIALTIISGVLYWLIKKDISLKFQHGLWIASAPILFITGHWGGSLTHGEDYLSFSNKTYEKPIIDNIDDALVYTDVIEPIFAEKCWACHSAKKQKGELRLDGEKWILKGGETGDLLIPHKSTDSDLYQRLVMDTSDDDHMPPSRKPQLSEDEVKLVAWWIDAGVSFDKKVNELEQSPEIKSILKRLANKETEVSVSDLPETEIKAANDATLEMIKESRITILPVAQNSNYLTVNLLGKTIADSVWQSLESVSENIVSMKAAGTNFTPERWNSLAGFKNLRTLDISGTNVDNDALKSIAQLAELRVLNLNNTKITEAGLEQLKPLQKLRSLYLFRTEINLNKWESIQSLFPNTVLDTGNYQVPTLKSDTTIFRKEDLVEN; translated from the coding sequence ATGAGTCAGCTTTTTGGTCAATTTCACCCGCTCATTCTCCATTTGCCTATCGGAATCTGGACTATAGCCTATTTATTTAAATGGCTTTCTCTGAAAAATAAGGAGTCGGTTTTTGAGAAAACACTGCCTGTTTTACTTCTTGTCATTTTTATCAGCTCGTTTTCCACCTCGCTTAGTGGCTATCTTTTATCGCTCTCTGGGGCTTATGAAGAAGAACTTGTCAATAATCATAAACTAGCAGGAATAGCCCTAACCATAATTTCGGGCGTGCTTTACTGGCTTATTAAGAAGGATATATCACTAAAGTTTCAGCATGGACTATGGATAGCCTCCGCTCCTATTCTTTTCATTACGGGACACTGGGGCGGAAGCCTTACGCATGGAGAAGATTATCTTAGTTTTAGCAATAAAACGTATGAGAAACCCATCATTGATAACATTGATGATGCACTGGTTTATACGGATGTAATAGAACCCATTTTTGCAGAAAAATGCTGGGCCTGTCATTCGGCTAAAAAACAAAAAGGAGAGCTTAGACTCGATGGAGAAAAATGGATTCTAAAAGGTGGAGAAACGGGAGATTTGCTAATTCCGCACAAAAGTACCGACAGCGACCTATATCAAAGATTAGTGATGGATACCAGTGATGACGACCACATGCCTCCTTCTAGAAAACCTCAACTAAGCGAAGATGAAGTGAAGCTGGTAGCTTGGTGGATAGATGCGGGCGTTTCGTTTGACAAAAAAGTGAATGAGTTAGAGCAAAGCCCAGAAATCAAATCCATTTTAAAGCGATTAGCAAATAAGGAAACGGAAGTCAGTGTCTCTGATTTACCTGAGACAGAAATTAAAGCTGCCAATGACGCGACACTTGAAATGATTAAGGAAAGCCGTATCACTATTTTACCTGTGGCACAAAACTCAAATTACCTTACGGTCAATTTATTAGGAAAAACAATAGCAGATAGCGTTTGGCAAAGCTTAGAAAGTGTTTCTGAAAATATAGTTTCTATGAAAGCGGCAGGGACAAATTTCACTCCTGAAAGATGGAATTCTTTAGCTGGCTTTAAAAACCTAAGAACCCTAGATATTAGTGGAACCAATGTGGATAATGATGCTTTAAAAAGCATAGCTCAGTTGGCTGAGTTACGCGTACTAAATCTTAACAATACTAAGATTACAGAAGCAGGATTGGAGCAACTTAAACCTCTACAAAAGCTCCGAAGTCTTTATCTTTTCCGAACGGAAATTAACCTAAACAAATGGGAAAGCATTCAATCTCTTTTTCCAAATACCGTTTTAGATACAGGAAACTATCAAGTTCCTACCTTGAAGTCTGACACCACTATTTTCCGTAAGGAAGATTTGGTTGAAAATTAA
- a CDS encoding SusC/RagA family TonB-linked outer membrane protein has protein sequence MLKNYVVKLKFIIGFTVLSCLFLEQHAFAGEPFTLDVRALKGTVSDETGSPMPGVSVVIKGTSVGTISDGDGAFSLNVENQNTVLVFSFVGYLSQEVLVGNQSNIKVALLPDTQALEEFVVVGYGTESRRNITAAVASIDPDDIKALPKSNVVEMLDGRLPGVQVMSDNIPGGGASLRVRGFSTINDNDPLVIVDGIPVSNGMNSINPNDIATMQVLKDAASASVYGSRAANGVVIITTKTGGTKDGFKVSLDAYSGVQAPFNQPRMLNAQEYGDALWQATKNDGQVPASDIYGNDPNNPTIPAFLDAAQTIPSADVDWVKEIMQTAPIHSYNVTLLKGGERTQNSLSLGYFNQEGIIKNTGFERYSARFNSTYKLTNFLTIGENLGLSYRDQVSVGTNSALGSIIYNAYKFPSIVPVKNTNGDFAGNPLNDISNPLGSLDRGKGNNQKRIQALGSAFASVNVDNFVFKSVIGLDFQNYNIRSFSPIYDEILASNNTNSLSTSNSFNYQSTFSNTLTYNNAFGKHNFDALLGQEAIKYYGESFSASRSTFAYEDDSFKYLSFGSENQLNSGSASSWALNSYFGRVNYNYDLKYLFSATVRRDGTSRLANNKYGTFPAFSAGWRLDREAFFDFGNTFTSFLLRGSWGQTGNQSISSYATVDSYTNNNANSDYALDGSQGSVYSGLTQSRVPNANLKWETTNQLSIGVDLGFFNDKLNITADYFDKVTKDILVYNSVPLTYGGTNDGQWINDGKMRNHGIEIDLSYADQIDDLGYSVGFNLTGLKNELTELNNVTYLGIPSSALHSVNFDQEVTRSTVGQPIGAFFGYQADGLFKNTGEVESHSIQPNAVPGDIRFKDVNNDGVLDDKDRTYIGTPHPSVLLGLNLNFDYKDFDLGLFFNASLGNDIYNLTKFNGEFFNQAAYNKDAGVLDAWTESNVDATIPRLSLDDPNNNIRPSSYFIEDGSYLKLNNLQLGYTLPAAKIKGASLRIYTQMSNVFTITKYTGLNPQIGLQSYSSSNRNLDIGVDRGLYPPSRTIMLGCNLNF, from the coding sequence ATGCTTAAAAATTACGTGGTAAAACTGAAATTCATAATTGGATTCACAGTTTTGAGTTGTTTATTCTTAGAGCAACATGCTTTTGCGGGAGAGCCGTTTACTTTAGATGTGCGAGCATTAAAAGGAACGGTTAGTGATGAAACAGGTTCACCAATGCCAGGTGTTTCTGTAGTGATAAAAGGAACATCTGTTGGTACTATTTCTGACGGAGACGGAGCCTTTTCTTTAAATGTTGAGAATCAAAACACAGTCTTGGTTTTTTCTTTTGTGGGTTACCTTAGTCAAGAAGTGTTGGTGGGTAATCAGTCAAATATCAAAGTAGCTTTACTTCCAGATACACAGGCTTTAGAGGAATTTGTGGTGGTAGGTTACGGTACAGAAAGTAGAAGAAACATTACTGCAGCTGTAGCGTCTATTGATCCAGATGATATTAAAGCTTTGCCAAAATCTAACGTGGTGGAAATGTTGGATGGTAGACTTCCTGGTGTACAGGTGATGAGTGATAACATTCCTGGTGGTGGAGCTTCTTTAAGGGTAAGAGGTTTCAGTACTATTAATGATAACGATCCTTTGGTGATTGTGGATGGTATTCCTGTTTCTAATGGTATGAATAGCATTAATCCTAATGATATTGCTACTATGCAGGTGTTAAAAGATGCGGCTTCTGCTTCTGTTTACGGTTCTAGAGCGGCAAATGGTGTGGTAATTATTACTACAAAAACTGGTGGAACCAAAGATGGCTTCAAAGTGAGTTTAGATGCTTATTCTGGTGTACAGGCCCCATTTAATCAGCCAAGAATGCTTAATGCTCAGGAGTATGGCGATGCACTATGGCAAGCCACTAAGAACGACGGTCAGGTTCCGGCAAGTGATATTTATGGTAACGACCCAAACAATCCTACTATACCTGCTTTCTTAGATGCTGCTCAAACTATTCCTAGTGCAGATGTGGACTGGGTAAAAGAAATAATGCAAACGGCACCTATTCATTCTTATAATGTTACTCTTTTAAAAGGTGGAGAAAGAACTCAAAACTCATTGAGTTTAGGTTATTTTAATCAAGAAGGTATCATTAAGAATACTGGTTTTGAGCGTTACTCAGCTAGGTTTAACTCTACCTATAAGTTGACCAACTTCTTAACTATTGGAGAAAATTTAGGTCTTTCTTACAGAGACCAAGTTTCTGTAGGAACAAACAGTGCATTGGGTAGTATCATTTACAATGCCTACAAATTTCCATCAATAGTTCCTGTTAAAAACACCAATGGTGATTTTGCTGGTAATCCTTTAAATGACATCTCAAATCCATTAGGTTCTTTAGATAGAGGTAAAGGAAATAATCAAAAAAGAATTCAAGCTCTTGGTAGTGCTTTTGCAAGTGTCAATGTTGACAATTTTGTATTTAAATCTGTTATCGGTTTAGATTTTCAGAATTATAACATCAGAAGCTTTTCTCCGATATATGATGAGATTTTGGCAAGCAATAATACCAACTCTCTGAGCACATCAAACAGCTTCAACTATCAGTCTACTTTTTCAAATACATTGACTTATAACAATGCTTTTGGAAAACATAACTTTGACGCCTTGCTAGGTCAAGAAGCCATCAAATATTACGGAGAGAGTTTTTCTGCTTCTAGAAGTACTTTCGCATACGAAGACGATAGCTTCAAGTATCTTTCTTTTGGTTCTGAAAATCAGTTGAACTCAGGTTCTGCAAGTAGCTGGGCATTGAACTCTTACTTCGGAAGAGTTAACTATAACTACGATTTGAAATACCTTTTTAGTGCTACAGTAAGAAGAGACGGTACTTCAAGATTGGCAAATAATAAATACGGTACGTTCCCAGCATTCTCTGCTGGTTGGAGATTAGACAGAGAAGCTTTCTTTGACTTTGGTAACACCTTCACTTCTTTCTTATTGAGAGGTAGCTGGGGCCAAACAGGAAATCAGAGCATCTCTTCTTATGCCACTGTGGATAGTTATACAAACAATAATGCTAACTCAGATTACGCTCTTGACGGTTCTCAGGGGTCTGTTTACTCAGGTTTGACGCAGTCTAGAGTTCCTAACGCTAATCTAAAATGGGAAACTACAAATCAGCTTTCTATTGGAGTGGATTTAGGATTCTTTAATGACAAATTGAACATTACTGCCGACTATTTTGACAAGGTAACGAAAGACATTTTGGTGTATAACTCTGTGCCATTGACCTATGGTGGAACTAACGACGGTCAGTGGATTAACGATGGTAAAATGAGAAACCATGGTATTGAAATTGACTTGAGCTATGCGGACCAAATAGACGATTTAGGCTATAGCGTTGGATTCAATTTAACAGGCTTGAAAAACGAATTGACAGAGCTTAATAATGTTACTTATTTAGGTATTCCTAGTTCGGCACTTCACTCTGTAAACTTTGACCAAGAGGTTACTAGAAGTACCGTAGGTCAGCCAATAGGTGCATTCTTTGGCTACCAAGCAGATGGTCTTTTCAAAAATACTGGTGAAGTAGAAAGTCATAGCATTCAGCCAAACGCAGTTCCTGGAGATATTCGTTTCAAAGATGTGAACAATGACGGCGTTTTAGACGATAAGGATAGAACCTACATTGGCACGCCACATCCATCTGTTTTATTAGGATTGAACTTAAACTTCGATTATAAAGACTTTGATTTAGGTCTTTTCTTCAATGCAAGTTTGGGTAATGATATCTATAATTTGACCAAGTTTAACGGAGAGTTTTTTAACCAAGCAGCTTATAACAAAGATGCGGGCGTTTTAGATGCATGGACAGAGAGCAATGTGGATGCTACTATTCCAAGACTTTCTTTGGATGACCCGAATAATAATATTAGACCTTCTTCTTATTTCATAGAAGATGGCTCTTACTTAAAGCTTAATAACCTTCAATTAGGATACACGCTTCCTGCAGCTAAAATAAAAGGTGCAAGCCTTAGAATTTACACGCAAATGAGCAATGTATTCACTATTACAAAGTACACTGGTCTTAATCCTCAGATTGGACTTCAGAGCTATTCTTCTAGTAATAGAAACTTGGATATCGGAGTAGATAGAGGGCTTTATCCTCCATCAAGAACCATCATGCTAGGTTGTAATTTGAACTTCTAA
- a CDS encoding RagB/SusD family nutrient uptake outer membrane protein, which produces MTFKIKNLIKTASLFSLAALSISCSEDFLTEVPYGEVSPSEITKAENVERAIVSAYSVLNGQIDGASNAYNSPASNWSFGDVVSDDSYKGGGGTGDQNNIHQMEIFNTTATTFDIKRKWMALYEGVKRSNEAMKLLNNSVEFDATLKAQRTAELHFLRGHYYFELKKTYNQIPYIDETAETAEDYAKSNVEFTSEQLWDKIEKDFELAISGLPETQSELGRPTKAAAKAYLAKTALFQNDWQKVYDLTSEVMGGSYALLPDFQNVFLPENDNSEEIVFAVQYSVLDGQPSNYNGSIGDRLTAPGGPFYSQYGFHRPSQNLVNAYKVSEAGLPAESNVNLTAEDKVDPRLDITIARPGVPYKDLGVNYEENWARDLSTYGEFSPKKRIVSAKSPFHTLVWPYVNAMNYYVIRYAEVILWRAEAAVELGKLEEARTLVNQIRERAKNSTYVKTLDGSADAGQYTISTYETAWTNAETARAAVRTETRLELAMEGHRFFNLVRWGVADKVINDYLAVEKTRRTHLTNANFVQGKNEYFPIPQEYLDNTKDKEVVQNANY; this is translated from the coding sequence ATGACTTTTAAGATTAAGAATTTAATAAAAACGGCTAGCCTTTTTTCTTTGGCAGCCCTAAGTATTTCGTGTAGCGAAGACTTCTTAACGGAGGTGCCTTACGGAGAAGTTTCTCCGTCTGAAATAACTAAAGCAGAGAATGTAGAACGAGCAATAGTTTCTGCTTACAGTGTACTAAATGGTCAAATAGACGGAGCAAGTAATGCTTATAACTCACCCGCTTCAAACTGGAGTTTTGGTGATGTAGTGTCTGACGATAGTTATAAAGGTGGTGGAGGTACTGGTGACCAAAACAACATTCACCAGATGGAAATTTTCAATACTACAGCTACTACATTTGACATAAAACGTAAATGGATGGCTTTGTATGAAGGTGTAAAGCGTAGTAATGAAGCCATGAAGTTGCTTAATAATTCAGTAGAATTTGATGCTACATTAAAAGCTCAGCGTACTGCCGAGTTGCACTTTCTTCGTGGTCACTATTATTTCGAATTGAAGAAGACGTATAACCAAATTCCTTACATAGACGAGACTGCTGAAACGGCAGAAGACTATGCAAAGTCTAACGTGGAGTTTACTTCGGAACAGCTTTGGGATAAAATTGAAAAGGATTTTGAGTTAGCTATCAGCGGATTGCCAGAGACGCAGTCTGAACTGGGTAGACCTACTAAAGCTGCCGCAAAAGCTTATTTAGCTAAAACGGCATTGTTTCAAAATGATTGGCAAAAAGTATATGATTTGACTTCAGAAGTAATGGGAGGAAGTTATGCTCTATTGCCAGATTTTCAAAATGTATTCCTTCCAGAAAATGATAATAGCGAAGAGATAGTTTTTGCGGTGCAATATTCTGTTTTAGATGGCCAGCCGAGTAATTATAATGGAAGCATTGGCGACCGTTTGACCGCACCGGGTGGACCTTTTTATTCGCAATACGGTTTTCACAGACCATCTCAGAATTTGGTAAATGCTTATAAAGTAAGCGAAGCAGGGCTTCCAGCAGAAAGCAATGTAAACTTAACGGCGGAAGATAAAGTAGACCCAAGGTTAGACATCACTATTGCTCGTCCTGGAGTTCCTTACAAAGACTTAGGCGTAAACTATGAAGAAAACTGGGCGAGAGATTTGTCTACCTACGGTGAGTTTTCTCCTAAAAAGAGAATCGTTTCTGCTAAATCGCCTTTCCATACTTTAGTTTGGCCTTATGTAAATGCCATGAATTACTACGTGATAAGATATGCTGAGGTGATTTTATGGAGAGCTGAAGCTGCGGTGGAATTGGGTAAATTAGAGGAGGCAAGAACTCTGGTAAATCAGATTCGTGAGCGTGCTAAAAACTCTACTTATGTCAAAACCTTAGACGGCTCGGCCGATGCTGGTCAATATACTATTTCTACGTATGAAACAGCATGGACAAATGCAGAAACAGCCAGAGCAGCGGTAAGAACAGAAACTAGATTAGAGCTAGCTATGGAAGGTCATAGATTCTTCAATTTGGTTCGTTGGGGTGTGGCAGATAAGGTTATCAATGATTACCTAGCGGTAGAAAAAACAAGAAGAACGCATTTAACAAATGCCAACTTCGTACAAGGGAAAAACGAGTATTTCCCTATTCCGCAAGAGTATTTAGATAATACCAAAGACAAAGAGGTGGTTCAAAACGCCAATTACTAG